From Mesorhizobium sp. Pch-S:
GTCATGAATCAGGCCGCGGACGCCGAGGGTCATCGGTCGCTTCAGCACGAACAGGGTGTGGAAGAGCTTCGCCCTGAGGCGGGGCCAACCGCTCTGGCGGAAGGATAGTTCGGGATCTGTGCCGGTCATTTCAGGTGAACCACTGGTGGATTGCGGGCGATCGGTCGCTTATGAAGGTTTCATGTTCAGGCTTGCGCATCTCTCCGACGCCCATCTCGGTCCGTTGCCCGGTGTATCGTATCGCGATCTCGCCTCCAAGCGCGTGCTGGGCTATGTCAACTGGCAACGCAACCGCCGCCGTACCATGCACGATGCCGTCATCGACACGCTGGTCGCCGATCTCAAGGCAAATGGGGCCGACCACATTGCGGTGACCGGCGACCTGGTCAACCTGGCGCTGGACAGCGAAATCGAAATGGCCCGCCTGTGGCTGGAGATGCTCGGGTCGCCAAGCGACGTTTCCGTGGTTCCCGGCAATCATGACGCCTACGTTCCCGGCGCCTTCGACAAGGCGTGCCGCGCATGGGCGCCATGGATGAGCGGCGATGGCGCCAATATCCACGTCGATCGTCATAGTTTTCCCTATCTGAGACGTCGAGGCGAAGTCGCGCTGATCGGCGTGTCGACCGCGCGCGCAACCGCGCCGTTCATGGCGAACGGCTTCTTCGAGGAGAAGCAGGCCGAGCGTTTGGCGCAGCTTCTGGACCAAACCGGCAAGCAGGGCCTTTGCCGCGTGATCCTCATCCATCATCCGCCGATCCGCGGCGCGGTGGCCCAAACCAAGCGGCTTTTCGGCATCCGCCGGTTTCAGAACATCGTCAAGCGGCATGGCGCCGAACTGGTGCTG
This genomic window contains:
- a CDS encoding metallophosphoesterase gives rise to the protein MFRLAHLSDAHLGPLPGVSYRDLASKRVLGYVNWQRNRRRTMHDAVIDTLVADLKANGADHIAVTGDLVNLALDSEIEMARLWLEMLGSPSDVSVVPGNHDAYVPGAFDKACRAWAPWMSGDGANIHVDRHSFPYLRRRGEVALIGVSTARATAPFMANGFFEEKQAERLAQLLDQTGKQGLCRVILIHHPPIRGAVAQTKRLFGIRRFQNIVKRHGAELVLHGHSHDPTLFWIGRVHRLPVVGVAAAGQGPGGRHPAAQYNLIEIDKTANGWRIGLTRRGITGPALAIADLQTLELGAEPEKSTV